One genomic region from Saprospiraceae bacterium encodes:
- a CDS encoding PKD domain-containing protein translates to MILSGQVSEARHIIGSDFYYECRGQGRLANTKNYQFSLTIYRDCSNPSGSGYDPDALFGIYRFNGARYIFVQEFTVNHGSISRVLPENNPCLIIPPNVCVEESSYAFGFDLPVIDETYVIYYMRCCRNNTIVNIVAPNNTGATFFIEISPAAQRVCNNSPKFKSFPPIVICADFPFDFDHSAIDKEGDSLVYEFCTPYAGGGSGAGDPLGGIGCTAVRPSPMSCAPPFSYVSFVSPIYSTNDPMGKGVLSLNSMTGQLKGLPQDLGQYVVGICVKEYRNGALLGSIHRDFQFNIGTCEQAVTAKVMADTSVGKRFTINYCGDRSVQLQNESFRPEYIKTYYWEFKSKNNPNNPLLTSNDRNASILFPEPGEYTGLMIVNKNAAVCSDTALIDLKIIPSDIKADFEFVYDKCSSLPIQFRDKSTGVQTPVKLWSWNFKDGTQSSSKNPAHLFKSPGDYPVQLTVSDGKICKSSISKDITYFPAPELLDILPDKFRACVPATINFTNLSIPIDTSYRVEWDFGDGSRSSGIDASHTYSKPGAYSIGLTVKAPSGCVTKESFPAFIRLQEGPTSDFSYSPEVITTLNASVQFTNLSANAEQFSWNFGDELGSDESSPFHHYRDTGSYVVTLIAKHQNGCVDTSLKKLDILLNISYFLPNAFTPNNDGVNDIYVGTGALAGMQNFSMNIYNRWGEMIYYSEDPGAGWNGKRHNNGPLEPNGVYVCIVKYQTDHGENRTLKSFATLIR, encoded by the coding sequence TTGATACTTTCAGGACAAGTATCAGAGGCTCGTCACATCATTGGAAGCGATTTTTATTATGAGTGCAGAGGTCAGGGCAGGTTGGCTAACACTAAAAATTATCAATTTTCATTAACGATATATCGAGATTGCAGCAATCCATCCGGATCCGGATATGACCCGGACGCATTATTTGGTATTTATCGATTCAATGGTGCCAGGTATATCTTCGTTCAGGAGTTTACTGTCAATCATGGTAGTATCTCCAGAGTATTGCCTGAAAATAACCCTTGTCTGATCATTCCTCCCAATGTTTGCGTGGAGGAGTCCAGTTATGCTTTTGGATTTGATTTGCCAGTGATAGATGAGACCTATGTCATCTATTATATGCGCTGCTGTCGAAATAATACCATAGTGAACATTGTCGCTCCGAATAATACGGGTGCTACTTTTTTTATAGAGATCAGTCCGGCAGCGCAAAGAGTCTGTAATAATAGTCCAAAATTCAAATCATTTCCACCCATCGTGATATGTGCTGATTTTCCATTTGATTTTGATCACAGTGCCATCGATAAAGAAGGTGATTCATTAGTCTACGAATTTTGCACCCCTTATGCAGGAGGGGGCAGCGGTGCAGGTGATCCTCTTGGCGGCATTGGTTGCACCGCGGTCAGGCCAAGTCCAATGTCCTGTGCACCACCATTCTCTTATGTGAGCTTTGTGTCCCCGATATACTCTACCAATGATCCGATGGGTAAAGGAGTTTTGTCACTCAACTCTATGACTGGCCAATTGAAAGGTTTACCACAAGACCTGGGTCAATATGTAGTGGGTATTTGTGTCAAAGAATATAGAAACGGGGCTTTATTGGGTAGTATTCATCGGGATTTTCAGTTTAACATAGGTACCTGTGAACAGGCAGTCACCGCAAAAGTAATGGCAGACACCTCGGTGGGAAAAAGATTTACCATCAACTATTGTGGGGATCGGTCGGTTCAGCTGCAGAACGAAAGTTTTAGACCAGAATATATTAAGACCTATTATTGGGAATTTAAATCCAAAAACAATCCTAACAATCCTTTATTGACCAGCAATGATCGCAACGCATCCATACTATTTCCTGAGCCAGGCGAATACACAGGATTGATGATCGTCAATAAAAATGCTGCAGTATGTAGCGATACGGCTCTCATAGATCTTAAAATTATTCCCTCAGATATCAAAGCAGATTTTGAGTTTGTGTATGACAAATGCTCAAGCCTGCCCATCCAATTTCGTGATAAATCTACCGGCGTACAGACACCAGTCAAACTTTGGTCATGGAATTTTAAGGACGGAACTCAGTCAAGTTCTAAAAACCCTGCACATCTATTTAAAAGTCCGGGGGATTATCCGGTTCAACTGACCGTGTCGGATGGCAAAATCTGTAAATCTTCTATTTCAAAGGACATAACTTATTTCCCCGCGCCTGAATTATTAGACATCTTGCCTGATAAATTCAGGGCATGTGTGCCGGCTACGATCAATTTTACTAATCTTTCCATTCCCATAGATACTTCTTATAGGGTAGAATGGGATTTTGGAGATGGGAGCAGAAGCTCTGGTATCGATGCTAGTCATACGTACTCCAAGCCAGGTGCATATTCGATTGGTCTAACTGTCAAAGCCCCAAGCGGATGTGTCACTAAAGAAAGTTTCCCTGCTTTTATCAGGCTGCAGGAAGGGCCGACATCTGATTTTTCTTACAGCCCCGAAGTCATCACCACCCTTAATGCCAGCGTACAGTTTACCAATCTTTCTGCCAATGCTGAGCAATTTTCCTGGAACTTTGGAGATGAATTGGGATCGGACGAAAGTAGTCCATTCCATCATTACAGGGATACGGGCAGTTATGTGGTGACTCTCATCGCAAAACACCAAAATGGGTGCGTGGATACTTCACTAAAAAAACTAGATATATTGCTGAATATCAGCTACTTCCTCCCTAATGCTTTTACCCCTAACAACGATGGCGTCAATGATATATACGTGGGTACAGGAGCCTTGGCTGGAATGCAAAATTTTAGCATGAATATTTATAACAGATGGGGTGAAATGATCTACTATTCTGAAGACCCTGGAGCTGGCTGGAATGGTAAAAGACATAACAATGGACCTTTAGAGCCAAATGGGGTTTATGTTTGTATCGTAAAATACCAGACCGATCATGGAGAAAACCGAACGTTAAAATCATTTGCTACTCTCATTCGTTGA
- a CDS encoding PKD domain-containing protein, with protein MKSIHFSRLAMIGFLTLISIWSGYSRHIIGSDFYYECEGAGRAPNTKTLKFHLDVYRDCSTPILFNPNAAFGIYTFSNARGYRFIDQFTVSHGNISNVKADQNPCIIIPPNVCVETTDYEFRIDLPVINETYVIFYIQCCRNRTILNIPNPGNTGATFFIEISPEAQTSCNNSPRFKSFPPIVICADFALNFDHSATDKDGDSLAYEFCPLLAGGGPGGGVGGFPGNGGACQSPTPDPRSCPPPFTFLSSVAGFSFIEPLGRGVLQLNDTSGLLTGRPMELGQYVVGICVKEYRNGKQIGAIHRDFQFNVTICEQAVHAKIKADSSNGKEFFINYCGDDEVSLFNESFNTEYINNYYWEFKPKNNPGSIKPLISQDRDAKIIFTQPGQYTGVMIVNRNAIVCNDTAYLNLNIIPSDIKADFEFDYDKCSTAPIKFMDKSAGKITPVKTYSWDFADTKSATVKNPVHLFEKPGLFNVKLTVTDGKLCKSEKIKPLSYFPSPALLDILPDKFRACVPATIIFQNLSIPLDSTYDISWEFGDGSTSKVIHPTHTYKEPGLYSIKLSLKAPSGCVTTETFPNFIRVQDGPIADFKYTPDDPTTKNSSVSFTNESRFGIQYNWDFGDDAGSVLKDPVHTYRDTGDYIVTLTTKHENGCTDSTSQYLRVGLFISYFLPNAFTPNNDGINDLYFGKGALTGMQDFQFSIYNRWGELIYHTKDPSEGWNGKKANIGPLEPNGVYVCVVKYKNDHGVPKELKGFATLIR; from the coding sequence ATGAAAAGCATTCATTTCAGTCGCTTAGCCATGATAGGGTTTTTGACCTTGATCTCTATATGGAGTGGATATTCCAGACATATCATCGGCAGCGATTTCTATTACGAATGTGAGGGTGCAGGCAGGGCCCCTAATACCAAGACATTGAAATTTCATCTGGATGTATATCGGGATTGCAGTACGCCCATATTGTTCAATCCCAATGCTGCCTTTGGTATTTATACATTTTCCAATGCCAGAGGCTACCGCTTTATTGATCAATTTACTGTTTCACATGGCAATATTTCTAATGTAAAAGCTGATCAAAATCCCTGTATCATCATTCCTCCAAATGTATGTGTCGAGACTACAGATTATGAATTCAGAATAGATCTTCCAGTGATAAATGAAACCTATGTGATATTTTATATACAATGCTGTCGAAATCGCACAATCTTAAATATTCCTAATCCAGGTAATACTGGTGCAACTTTTTTTATCGAAATCAGCCCTGAAGCTCAGACCAGTTGCAATAATAGTCCCAGGTTTAAATCGTTTCCACCTATCGTAATTTGTGCTGATTTTGCTTTAAATTTTGATCATAGCGCAACAGACAAAGACGGAGACTCGCTTGCATACGAGTTTTGCCCTTTGCTGGCAGGTGGTGGACCAGGGGGCGGCGTAGGGGGATTTCCTGGAAACGGAGGAGCTTGCCAAAGCCCAACGCCTGACCCAAGATCCTGCCCTCCTCCATTTACATTTTTAAGTTCTGTCGCAGGTTTTTCTTTTATTGAACCTCTCGGACGGGGGGTACTTCAACTTAACGATACTTCGGGGTTATTGACCGGTAGGCCAATGGAACTAGGACAATATGTAGTAGGAATTTGTGTAAAAGAATATCGAAATGGCAAACAGATTGGAGCTATCCATCGTGATTTTCAGTTTAATGTAACTATTTGTGAACAAGCTGTGCACGCTAAAATAAAAGCTGACAGCTCTAACGGAAAGGAATTTTTCATCAATTATTGTGGTGATGATGAAGTCAGTCTTTTTAATGAAAGTTTCAATACTGAATACATCAATAACTATTACTGGGAGTTTAAGCCAAAAAATAATCCGGGTTCCATCAAACCATTAATAAGCCAGGATCGTGATGCTAAGATTATTTTTACTCAACCAGGTCAATATACAGGCGTGATGATCGTCAATAGGAATGCAATCGTCTGTAATGACACTGCGTACCTAAATCTCAATATTATCCCTTCAGATATCAAAGCTGATTTTGAATTTGATTACGACAAATGTTCTACGGCCCCAATAAAATTTATGGACAAATCCGCCGGAAAAATCACCCCGGTAAAAACGTATAGCTGGGACTTTGCCGATACCAAATCAGCTACTGTCAAGAACCCGGTTCATCTTTTTGAAAAACCGGGTCTATTTAATGTGAAGTTGACAGTGACCGATGGCAAACTGTGTAAATCTGAGAAAATAAAACCTCTATCTTATTTCCCTTCTCCTGCCTTACTGGATATACTCCCGGATAAATTCAGAGCCTGTGTGCCAGCCACGATTATATTCCAAAATCTTTCCATCCCTCTCGATTCTACCTACGATATATCCTGGGAATTTGGAGATGGCTCCACTTCCAAAGTGATCCATCCTACTCATACCTACAAAGAGCCAGGATTATATAGTATCAAACTTTCACTCAAAGCCCCCAGTGGTTGTGTGACTACTGAAACATTTCCAAATTTTATTAGAGTCCAAGACGGCCCAATAGCCGATTTCAAATATACACCTGACGACCCTACGACTAAGAATTCTTCAGTTTCTTTTACCAATGAGAGCCGATTTGGTATTCAATATAATTGGGATTTTGGAGATGACGCGGGCTCAGTATTAAAAGACCCGGTACATACTTACAGAGATACAGGTGATTATATTGTTACCTTGACGACAAAACATGAAAATGGATGCACCGATTCGACCAGTCAATATTTACGAGTTGGTTTGTTTATTTCGTATTTTTTACCGAATGCCTTTACCCCAAACAACGATGGTATCAACGATCTTTATTTTGGCAAAGGTGCGCTCACAGGCATGCAGGACTTTCAGTTCTCTATATATAATCGATGGGGAGAATTAATCTATCATACCAAAGACCCATCAGAAGGGTGGAATGGAAAAAAAGCAAACATTGGGCCTCTCGAACCCAACGGAGTTTATGTTTGCGTCGTTAAGTATAAGAATGATCATGGAGTGCCAAAAGAGTTAAAAGGATTTGCTACCTTGATCAGATAA
- a CDS encoding gliding motility-associated C-terminal domain-containing protein: MNYLRISVLFILLHAITETTLRAEHLVGGVLSYECLGNGSLANTKNYRFKLSLTRDCSLSTSFDTNIEIGIYQATGTQYAFYRKVSVPLTKETKVPLDQKSCAILLYNVCVAEAIYEFTVTDLPVINQDYLIAYQRCCRNMTITNILDPGRTGSTIMIEITPEAQQLCNQSATSNQLPPLVVCANQDLRINLASIDPDGDQLMYELCAPYTGGGPQGGGGSAGSPIGCNGINPDPAVCVPPLNEVSYANSMTTALNPFPSSTPIQLINGVLIATPSTLGQYIFGICIKEFRNGKLLSTLRRDIQINIALCSAPIKAGVVADNTVSNTATINLCDPNSPFEITNISADSQFIKTVFWEFKGPKGNIFNDTTFNFKKTFSDTGTYMGKLFLNRGNQCSDSLNVIVQSRNKSEITATVSYDSCDLSPAVFNLSSTTPLADLNIKWSFGDSTFSSSPQNTHQYLRPGVYDVDVVTTNQQGCMAQKTLKVKYFPAPPNLTLDFPDSIFCFPYSLKLGLKEITDTIYTYNWSFSDGRNFSGAHPSVIFDKAVSSTLMIKLASPVGCLSQKSFSRTFVSKEKPIADFALIDDMINLRNPQIDLINRSVNAAQYVWNFGDGTTSTLANPQHLYDRTGRFTITLIATHANGCTDTTFQVLTIGEHTDFFAPNIFTPNGDGQNDLFKPLGLESNMVSFEMNIFDRWGGVLFKSTDPSIGWDGTSTKNISAHAADGVYLYFIKFTTTDGQQKLLKGSITLIR, encoded by the coding sequence TTGAATTACTTAAGAATTTCTGTTTTATTCATTTTACTACATGCGATCACCGAAACCACTCTTCGCGCAGAGCATTTAGTGGGTGGTGTTTTATCCTATGAATGTCTCGGCAATGGCAGCCTCGCCAATACTAAAAATTATAGATTTAAGCTTAGCCTGACCAGGGATTGTAGTCTCAGCACCTCTTTTGATACCAATATTGAAATCGGAATCTATCAAGCTACCGGGACACAATATGCATTCTATCGCAAAGTTAGTGTCCCTTTGACAAAAGAAACAAAAGTGCCATTGGATCAAAAATCATGTGCTATCTTATTATATAATGTCTGCGTGGCAGAAGCCATTTATGAATTTACCGTGACAGACCTACCGGTGATTAATCAGGATTACCTTATAGCTTACCAAAGGTGTTGCAGAAATATGACCATCACAAACATCCTCGATCCCGGTCGAACTGGAAGCACCATTATGATTGAAATCACTCCAGAGGCTCAACAATTGTGCAATCAAAGTGCCACTAGCAATCAACTGCCTCCATTGGTCGTCTGTGCCAACCAGGACCTGAGGATCAACCTGGCTTCTATCGATCCGGATGGTGATCAACTGATGTATGAACTTTGTGCTCCGTATACTGGCGGCGGTCCACAAGGAGGCGGAGGTTCTGCGGGAAGCCCAATAGGATGTAATGGAATAAACCCTGACCCTGCAGTCTGTGTTCCTCCACTCAACGAGGTCAGCTATGCCAATTCTATGACCACGGCCTTAAATCCTTTTCCTTCTTCAACCCCCATCCAATTAATAAATGGTGTCCTGATCGCCACTCCTAGTACGCTTGGCCAATATATTTTTGGAATTTGCATCAAAGAGTTTCGCAATGGCAAATTATTATCAACCCTGAGACGAGACATCCAAATTAATATAGCTTTGTGCAGTGCACCTATCAAGGCAGGAGTAGTAGCTGACAATACCGTATCAAATACAGCTACCATCAATCTGTGTGACCCAAACTCTCCTTTTGAGATAACCAATATTAGTGCAGACAGTCAATTCATCAAAACTGTTTTTTGGGAGTTTAAAGGCCCGAAAGGAAATATATTTAACGACACCACCTTTAACTTTAAAAAAACGTTTTCAGATACAGGTACATATATGGGAAAATTATTTCTTAACCGGGGAAATCAATGTTCCGATTCACTTAATGTCATAGTGCAATCGCGAAACAAATCAGAGATCACTGCCACGGTTTCCTACGATTCCTGTGATCTGTCGCCCGCTGTTTTTAATCTAAGTTCTACTACCCCCCTTGCGGATCTTAACATTAAATGGAGCTTTGGAGATAGTACTTTCTCTTCAAGTCCCCAGAATACCCATCAATATCTGCGTCCTGGTGTATATGATGTCGATGTAGTTACCACCAACCAACAGGGGTGCATGGCTCAGAAAACGCTCAAAGTAAAATACTTCCCAGCCCCTCCCAATCTGACTTTAGACTTTCCAGATTCTATTTTTTGCTTTCCATATTCCCTGAAGCTTGGATTGAAAGAAATTACCGATACTATCTATACTTATAATTGGAGTTTCAGTGATGGTAGAAATTTTTCAGGGGCACATCCATCAGTTATTTTTGATAAAGCTGTTTCAAGCACATTAATGATCAAGCTAGCATCTCCTGTGGGCTGCTTGAGTCAAAAATCTTTCTCCCGCACATTCGTCAGCAAAGAGAAACCAATAGCAGATTTTGCCTTGATCGACGACATGATTAATTTGAGAAATCCCCAGATAGACCTCATCAACCGTTCTGTTAATGCTGCTCAGTATGTTTGGAACTTCGGAGATGGGACCACCTCTACGCTGGCCAATCCTCAACATTTGTATGATCGGACAGGAAGGTTTACCATCACATTGATCGCTACCCATGCCAACGGATGTACCGACACCACCTTTCAAGTATTGACTATTGGAGAACATACAGATTTTTTTGCTCCAAATATATTTACTCCGAACGGAGATGGACAAAACGATCTATTCAAACCCCTTGGATTGGAATCCAACATGGTAAGCTTCGAAATGAATATATTTGATAGGTGGGGTGGAGTTTTATTTAAAAGTACTGACCCATCGATAGGTTGGGATGGCACTTCAACCAAAAACATTAGTGCACATGCCGCCGACGGAGTCTACTTATATTTTATAAAGTTTACCACTACAGATGGGCAGCAAAAACTGTTAAAAGGGTCCATAACATTAATTAGATGA
- a CDS encoding threonylcarbamoyl-AMP synthase → MNWTEEINTAVDILLDGGVILYPTDTIWGLGSDILHQEAVEKIYSLKKRERWQPLILLVSSIDMLKSYAINIHPRLENLLNVHGQPLTVIYDQVMGIPSYLRAKNGSVGIRICTDPYCIQLIEALGRPITSTSANLSGQPFPKYFGEVQSDILQQVDFICTYRRDSREERSPSVMVRCDPNGELDFIRV, encoded by the coding sequence ATGAACTGGACAGAAGAGATTAACACAGCGGTAGATATACTTTTGGATGGAGGGGTTATATTATATCCTACGGACACCATTTGGGGACTGGGTAGTGACATATTGCATCAGGAAGCTGTTGAAAAGATTTATAGTTTAAAAAAAAGAGAGCGCTGGCAGCCCCTCATTTTGTTAGTGTCATCAATAGATATGTTAAAATCTTATGCAATCAATATCCACCCCCGGCTCGAAAACCTGCTCAATGTACATGGCCAGCCATTGACGGTCATATACGATCAGGTGATGGGCATACCCAGTTACCTTAGAGCTAAAAATGGATCTGTTGGCATCAGAATCTGTACTGATCCGTATTGTATACAACTCATTGAGGCTTTAGGCAGGCCTATAACATCTACATCAGCTAATTTATCTGGCCAACCTTTCCCTAAATATTTTGGTGAGGTGCAATCGGATATTTTACAGCAAGTGGATTTTATATGCACCTATCGTAGGGATTCCAGAGAAGAAAGGTCACCATCTGTCATGGTCCGATGTGATCCCAATGGCGAGTTAGATTTTATTCGAGTCTGA
- a CDS encoding Lrp/AsnC ligand binding domain-containing protein, producing the protein MTEKAEILDDLDRKILSKLMADSSQAYSDIAKELFVSAGTVHVRMKKMIQLGVVKGEYLEVDYHKLGYDVTAFLGIFLDKSSMYDSVTEQLNKIPEVVEAHYTTGNYSIFVKVICRDTKDLKEVLTDRIQSIQGVQRTETLISLAESINRHLGIPDV; encoded by the coding sequence ATGACAGAAAAAGCTGAAATTTTAGATGATCTCGACAGGAAAATCTTGTCCAAATTAATGGCTGACTCCAGCCAGGCATACTCTGATATAGCTAAGGAGCTTTTTGTGTCAGCTGGCACGGTCCATGTACGTATGAAGAAAATGATTCAGTTAGGGGTAGTAAAAGGAGAATACCTGGAAGTTGATTATCATAAGTTAGGGTATGATGTGACCGCATTTCTTGGCATTTTTTTGGATAAAAGCTCTATGTATGATTCAGTGACAGAGCAATTGAATAAAATCCCTGAAGTGGTGGAAGCCCATTATACCACAGGCAATTACAGTATTTTTGTTAAAGTCATCTGCAGAGATACCAAAGACTTAAAAGAGGTACTCACAGATCGTATCCAGTCTATCCAGGGAGTGCAACGGACAGAGACGCTGATCTCCTTAGCGGAAAGTATAAACAGGCATCTGGGCATACCTGATGTTTAA
- a CDS encoding RNA polymerase sigma factor RpoD/SigA: MRQLKITKSITNRESQSLEKYLQEIGKVDLLTPEDEVTLAKLIKQGDQAALERLTKANLRFVVSVAKQYQNQGLSLSDLINEGNLGLIKAAQRFDETRGFKFISYAVWWIRQSILQALAEQSRIVRLPLNKVGSLNKINRAFSELEQQFEREPSPEELAAILEIPSEEVETTLGVAARHVSMDAPFIDGEDNTLLDVLENIGTPSTDNSLEYRESLRNEIERSLGTLTDRQADVIKLYFGIGVEHPMSLEDIGEKFGLTRERVRQIKDKAINKLRTASRSKLLKHYLGA; this comes from the coding sequence ATGAGGCAGTTAAAGATAACAAAATCTATAACAAATCGAGAAAGTCAGTCTTTAGAGAAGTATTTGCAAGAGATCGGCAAAGTAGATTTGCTCACTCCTGAAGACGAAGTGACTCTGGCAAAATTGATCAAGCAGGGTGATCAGGCTGCATTAGAGCGTCTGACCAAGGCTAACTTGAGATTTGTGGTTTCTGTCGCAAAACAATACCAAAATCAAGGTCTTTCACTCAGCGACCTTATCAATGAGGGCAATCTTGGCCTCATAAAAGCCGCTCAACGATTTGACGAAACCCGAGGATTTAAATTTATTTCCTATGCGGTGTGGTGGATCCGTCAGTCGATTTTACAAGCTTTGGCAGAACAATCTCGTATTGTCAGACTTCCTTTAAATAAAGTTGGGTCTTTAAATAAGATTAATCGTGCGTTTTCTGAACTTGAACAACAATTTGAGCGAGAACCCTCTCCTGAAGAGCTGGCAGCCATCCTGGAGATCCCAAGCGAGGAGGTAGAGACCACCCTTGGAGTAGCGGCACGGCATGTATCCATGGACGCTCCTTTTATAGATGGCGAGGACAATACTTTATTGGATGTATTGGAGAATATAGGTACACCCTCTACAGATAATTCTTTAGAATACCGGGAATCGCTTAGAAACGAAATAGAGCGCTCACTAGGCACCTTGACTGATCGTCAGGCTGATGTAATCAAGCTTTATTTTGGTATCGGTGTCGAGCATCCTATGTCATTGGAAGATATTGGCGAAAAATTTGGACTTACCCGTGAACGAGTTCGGCAGATAAAGGACAAAGCCATCAATAAACTACGCACAGCCTCCAGAAGCAAGCTACTTAAACATTACCTGGGAGCCTAA
- a CDS encoding activator of HSP90 ATPase 1 family protein — protein MRYGKPTKRVLFSVDFLLKASPTIVYQFMTTPSALVRWFCDAVDITGEYFTFSWKGSTEVAELIDDIEDERLRFTWLDGEDEDEFFEFRLTTADITDETILEIFDFAWIDEVEEQKQLWRTQVDKLRRETGDA, from the coding sequence ATGCGGTACGGCAAACCTACCAAACGCGTATTATTCTCTGTGGATTTTTTATTAAAAGCATCTCCTACCATCGTGTACCAATTCATGACGACTCCTTCTGCTTTGGTCAGATGGTTTTGTGACGCCGTGGATATCACTGGTGAGTACTTTACTTTTTCATGGAAAGGCAGTACGGAAGTGGCTGAACTGATTGATGATATCGAAGATGAAAGATTGAGATTCACTTGGTTGGATGGCGAAGACGAAGACGAATTTTTTGAATTCCGATTGACCACTGCCGATATTACAGACGAGACTATTCTGGAAATCTTTGATTTTGCATGGATAGATGAGGTGGAAGAACAAAAACAATTGTGGCGCACCCAAGTAGACAAACTGCGCAGAGAGACGGGCGATGCTTGA